In the genome of Rudanella lutea DSM 19387, the window GGCGGTGGCTCTCGGCCCGAATCACGGCCAACTTTTCGGCTACCCGTTCGGCCTGGGTGCCGTGCTGCTGGGTGCGGCTGTAGTCGAACGTTTCGGTTTGTTTTCGCTCGTAGCTGAATCGCTGGTCAAACTGCCGTTCACTGGCCCGGATGAAGTTGGTACGGTCGAATCCTCCCTTTACGGCTCCCTTCTCGGTGGCCCGGTGATTGGTCGCCGGACTGAGTTTAAGCGGGTGTTTCCGCTCCATCTGCCCGGCCTGCTGCCGGGCTTTGAACTGGCTTAGATTCTCCGTCCGGCTAACGATAACGTGAACGTGGGTCTGTCCGCCCTCCTTCTTTTTTCCCTTCAATTCTTCGCCTGTCTGTACGGCCCGGTCCTGGTGGGTGTGGGTTCGCTCTTTCTCGATTTTGGCAAACCAAACCAGGTCTTTCCCCTCTATCCCCTTTCCAAAATTGCGGGCGTACTCGTTCATCACGTCGCGGGTATAGTCGCGCAGCTTCGCCGGATCATCGCCGATGTGCTTTAATTCTTCCCGGCTGGGGCCAATGATGATTTGGTAAAACTTCTCGTCGTCGCGGCCCAAATTCCGTTTGTTCTGGTCGATGGCGGGCGTTACCTCACTCGCCCGCATTCCGTCACGTTCTTGGCTGAACCACTGGCCGCGCTCCTGCTTCTCCAAGTAGTTCACCAGACCGCCACAACTGCCCCCACTCCCCCCACTAACTTTTACCACCATACGCTACAATTCGACTGCTCCGGCAGCCCGGTATCATTTGTTAGGGTTAGGCGGTGGGGTGGTTCCCGGTTTGGGCGGAACGGGTTGCGGGTTGTTCATGCCTGCAACAGCCGCCTTAAAGCGGTCGGTCAGGAGTTCGGGCTTTAAGGCACTGCTGATTGTTCGGATTTGCGATTGCCCTATTTTCCTCGGTACGTCCTCCTGCAATAGCTTGGTCAGTACCTGCACGTCGTCCGATAGAGGGCGCAGTATCTTCTTTTCCTGCTCCCGGATGAAGCCGATTAACCGTTTGTCTAACGCCTTAATTGCATCGGTTGGATTGTCGGCTTTGGGGTCTCTGGGGTCGGCTTTGGTGGCGTTGAAATACCGTACCATTGCCCCAAACAGGTCTTTGTTGGTCATACCGTAGGACTTGGCCAGCTTCTTA includes:
- a CDS encoding DUF5712 family protein; the protein is MVVKVSGGSGGSCGGLVNYLEKQERGQWFSQERDGMRASEVTPAIDQNKRNLGRDDEKFYQIIIGPSREELKHIGDDPAKLRDYTRDVMNEYARNFGKGIEGKDLVWFAKIEKERTHTHQDRAVQTGEELKGKKKEGGQTHVHVIVSRTENLSQFKARQQAGQMERKHPLKLSPATNHRATEKGAVKGGFDRTNFIRASERQFDQRFSYERKQTETFDYSRTQQHGTQAERVAEKLAVIRAESHRQEQERAAQRQAAERRAVEQQKAKEQGQNQQQQRAKGEEKAQEPQQRPQQTLPKQTIQQEPPEIKRRGPRL
- a CDS encoding BfmA/BtgA family mobilization protein; protein product: MSRTLKSIDVDPELYEDFKKLAKSYGMTNKDLFGAMVRYFNATKADPRDPKADNPTDAIKALDKRLIGFIREQEKKILRPLSDDVQVLTKLLQEDVPRKIGQSQIRTISSALKPELLTDRFKAAVAGMNNPQPVPPKPGTTPPPNPNK